A portion of the Mycobacterium paraseoulense genome contains these proteins:
- a CDS encoding SDR family oxidoreductase: protein MTVEKFNGASAIVSGGAGGLGEAAVRRLHAEGLGVVIADLAVDKGKALADELGSRASFVTTDVTSEDSIGEAIEQAHQLGQLRYAVVAHGGFGVAQRIVQRDNSPADFAAFAKTIDLYLNGTYNVARLVAASIAAAEPQADGERGALVLTASIAGYEGQIGQSAYAAAKAGVIGLTIAAARDLSSVGIRVNTIAPGTMKTPIMESVGEEAIAKFAANVPFPKRLGTPAEFADAAVFLLTNGYVNGEVMRLDGAQRFAPR, encoded by the coding sequence GTGACAGTCGAGAAATTCAACGGTGCGTCCGCGATCGTCAGCGGCGGCGCGGGCGGCCTCGGTGAGGCCGCGGTGCGGCGATTGCACGCCGAAGGCCTCGGTGTAGTGATCGCCGACCTGGCCGTCGACAAGGGCAAGGCGCTCGCCGACGAGTTGGGCAGCCGCGCGAGCTTCGTTACTACCGATGTGACGAGCGAAGACTCGATCGGGGAAGCCATCGAACAGGCCCACCAACTGGGCCAGCTGCGGTATGCCGTCGTGGCCCACGGAGGATTCGGCGTCGCCCAACGCATCGTGCAACGCGACAACAGCCCGGCTGATTTCGCCGCCTTCGCCAAGACCATCGATCTCTATCTCAACGGGACTTACAACGTCGCTCGGCTGGTCGCCGCTTCAATCGCGGCCGCGGAACCCCAGGCCGACGGCGAACGAGGCGCATTGGTGCTCACGGCATCCATCGCCGGTTATGAGGGTCAGATCGGTCAAAGCGCTTACGCTGCGGCGAAAGCCGGTGTGATCGGATTGACGATCGCCGCCGCGCGAGACCTCAGCTCCGTCGGCATTCGGGTGAACACAATCGCCCCCGGGACGATGAAGACGCCGATCATGGAGTCGGTCGGAGAAGAGGCGATCGCGAAGTTTGCCGCTAATGTGCCGTTCCCCAAACGGCTCGGGACTCCTGCTGAGTTCGCCGACGCGGCGGTCTTCCTGCTCACCAACGGGTATGTCAACGGTGAAGTCATGCGTCTTGACGGCGCACAGCGATTCGCTCCTCGCTGA